From Drosophila yakuba strain Tai18E2 chromosome 2L, Prin_Dyak_Tai18E2_2.1, whole genome shotgun sequence, one genomic window encodes:
- the LOC122319449 gene encoding uncharacterized protein LOC122319449, translating into MGPLPEDRLEANGWPFKYTGLAYFGPLFVTVGRHTEKRWVALFTCLTTRAIHLEMAHDLSTDSCIIAMRNFMSRCGPVVRIRSDNGKNFVGADREARMFSEVFEPARIQGKLSSKGIEWIFYRPANPAEGGAWERMVQCVKKVLAHTMKEIAPKEHVLENLLIEAESIVNSRPLTNLPVTVDQEAPLTPNDLLKEVSDVPDLPKDDGLESNRCVTRKQWRIARMMRDRFWKRWVHEYLPTLVRRERWCKHVEPFRRGDLVFICDPAIPRREWKRGVVEEVFTGRDGIPRRAAVRTNDRAKTTMRPASKLAVLDVVNASASPGWGCRGTV; encoded by the coding sequence ATGGGTCCCCTGCCAGAGGACCGGCTGGAGGCCAACGGATGGCCATTCAAGTATACCGGCCTGGCCTATTTTGGACCGCTATTTGTGACTGTTGGACGTCACACGGAGAAAAGGTGGGTGGCATTGTTTACGTGTCTAACCACAAGGGCTATCCACTTGGAGATGGCCCACGATTTGTCTACAGATTCCTGTATAATCGCCATGAGGAACTTCATGAGCCGCTGTGGACCGGTAGTCAGGATAAGGAGCGACAATGGGAAGAACTTCGTTGGAGCCGATAGAGAGGCCAGGATGTTCAGCGAGGTGTTTGAGCCTGCACGGATCCAGGGCAAGCTGTCGTCCAAAGGAATTGAGTGGATCTTTTATCGCCCAGCGAACCCAGCTGAGGGTGGCGCTTGGGAAAGGATGGTGCAGTGCGTCAAGAAGGTGCTGGCGCACACAATGAAGGAGATCGCGCCCAAGGAGCACGTACTGGAGAACCTGTTGATTGAGGCGGAGAGCATAGTGAACTCTCGTCCGCTCACTAATCTACCAGTGACGGTGGACCAGGAGGCTCCACTGACACCCAACGATTTATTGAAAGAAGTATCCGATGTTCCGGATCTTCCCAAAGATGATGGACTAGAGTCCAACAGATGCGTTACCAGGAAGCAGTGGCGCATAGCAAGAATGATGCGGGATCGATTCTGGAAGAGATGGGTGCATGAGTACCTGCCAACACTTGTGCGCAGGGAGAGATGGTGCAAGCACGTCGAGCCCTTTCGTCGAGGAGATCTGGTGTTCATATGTGATCCGGCCATACCACGAAGAGAGTGGAAACGAGGCGTCGTGGAAGAGGTGTTCACCGGGAGAGATGGAATCCCTCGTCGAGCGGCGGTGCGGACTAACGATCGAGCCAAGACGACAATGCGTCCCGCTTCGAAGCTAGCTGTCCTGGACGTGGTGAATGCGAGTGCTTCACCGGGGTGGGGATGTCGCGGAACGGTTTAG